Proteins encoded together in one Saccopteryx leptura isolate mSacLep1 chromosome 7, mSacLep1_pri_phased_curated, whole genome shotgun sequence window:
- the DUSP28 gene encoding dual specificity phosphatase 28 isoform X2 → MESGRAGRLGGTEAAPPPFAHVAPSLFLGNARAAAAPELLARARVTLCVNVSRQQPGPRAPGVAELRVPVFDDPAEDLLAHLEPTCAAMEAAVRAGGACLVYCKNGRSRSAAVCTAYLMRHRGLTLAQAFQTVKSARPVAEPNPGFWSQLQKYEEALQSRTQHMIQPTGAHGFQICSCCHMQAKVQG, encoded by the exons ATGGAGTCAGGACGAGCCGGACGCCTCGGGGGCACCGAGGCCGCTCCGCCGCCGTTCGCGCACGTAGCCCCCTCGCTCTTCCTCGGGAACGCGCGCGCCGCGGCCGCCCCGGAGCTGCTGGCGCGCGCGCGCGTCACCTTGTGCGTCAACGTCTCGCGCCAGCAGCCCGGCCCGCGCGCGCCCGGCGTGGCTGAGCTGCGCGTGCCCGTGTTCGACGACCCGGCCGAGGACTTGCTGGCGCACCTGGAGCCCACCTGCGCTGCCATGGAGGCCGCGGTGCGCGCCGGCGGCGCCTGCCTGGTCTACTGCAAGAACGGCCGCAGCCGCTCGGCCGCTGTCTGCACGGCCTACCTCATGCGGCACCGGGGACTCACCCTGGCGCAGGCCTTCCAG ACCGTGAAGAGCGCCCGGCCCGTGGCCGAGCCCAACCCTGGCTTCTGGTCTCAGCTCCAGAAGTACGAGGAGGCCCTGCAGTCCAG AACCCAACACATGATCCAACCCACGGGGGCCCATGGTTTCCAGATTTGTAGCTGCTGCCACATGCAGGCGAAGGTACAAGGCTAA
- the DUSP28 gene encoding dual specificity phosphatase 28 isoform X1, with protein sequence MESGRAGRLGGTEAAPPPFAHVAPSLFLGNARAAAAPELLARARVTLCVNVSRQQPGPRAPGVAELRVPVFDDPAEDLLAHLEPTCAAMEAAVRAGGACLVYCKNGRSRSAAVCTAYLMRHRGLTLAQAFQTVKSARPVAEPNPGFWSQLQKYEEALQSSFSNSMEPCLTSCRHLRTEDAPATCASERVHASSSSRAPHLDRPWPKDSTGKFITVNAS encoded by the exons ATGGAGTCAGGACGAGCCGGACGCCTCGGGGGCACCGAGGCCGCTCCGCCGCCGTTCGCGCACGTAGCCCCCTCGCTCTTCCTCGGGAACGCGCGCGCCGCGGCCGCCCCGGAGCTGCTGGCGCGCGCGCGCGTCACCTTGTGCGTCAACGTCTCGCGCCAGCAGCCCGGCCCGCGCGCGCCCGGCGTGGCTGAGCTGCGCGTGCCCGTGTTCGACGACCCGGCCGAGGACTTGCTGGCGCACCTGGAGCCCACCTGCGCTGCCATGGAGGCCGCGGTGCGCGCCGGCGGCGCCTGCCTGGTCTACTGCAAGAACGGCCGCAGCCGCTCGGCCGCTGTCTGCACGGCCTACCTCATGCGGCACCGGGGACTCACCCTGGCGCAGGCCTTCCAG ACCGTGAAGAGCGCCCGGCCCGTGGCCGAGCCCAACCCTGGCTTCTGGTCTCAGCTCCAGAAGTACGAGGAGGCCCTGCAGTCCAG TTTCAGCAACAGCATGGAGCCCTGCCTGACTTCCTGTCGCCACCTTCGCACCGAGGATGCACCAGCCACCTGTGCATCTGAGCGTGTGCATGCCTCTTCTAGTTCACGGGCGCCTCACCTGGACCGCCCATGGCCTAAAGACAGTACTGGAAAGTTCATCACCGTGAACGCTTCTTAA
- the DUSP28 gene encoding dual specificity phosphatase 28 isoform X3, translating into MESGRAGRLGGTEAAPPPFAHVAPSLFLGNARAAAAPELLARARVTLCVNVSRQQPGPRAPGVAELRVPVFDDPAEDLLAHLEPTCAAMEAAVRAGGACLVYCKNGRSRSAAVCTAYLMRHRGLTLAQAFQTVKSARPVAEPNPGFWSQLQKYEEALQSRSGLPRDPSGQ; encoded by the exons ATGGAGTCAGGACGAGCCGGACGCCTCGGGGGCACCGAGGCCGCTCCGCCGCCGTTCGCGCACGTAGCCCCCTCGCTCTTCCTCGGGAACGCGCGCGCCGCGGCCGCCCCGGAGCTGCTGGCGCGCGCGCGCGTCACCTTGTGCGTCAACGTCTCGCGCCAGCAGCCCGGCCCGCGCGCGCCCGGCGTGGCTGAGCTGCGCGTGCCCGTGTTCGACGACCCGGCCGAGGACTTGCTGGCGCACCTGGAGCCCACCTGCGCTGCCATGGAGGCCGCGGTGCGCGCCGGCGGCGCCTGCCTGGTCTACTGCAAGAACGGCCGCAGCCGCTCGGCCGCTGTCTGCACGGCCTACCTCATGCGGCACCGGGGACTCACCCTGGCGCAGGCCTTCCAG ACCGTGAAGAGCGCCCGGCCCGTGGCCGAGCCCAACCCTGGCTTCTGGTCTCAGCTCCAGAAGTACGAGGAGGCCCTGCAGTCCAGGTCCGGCCTGCCCCGGGATCCCTCCGGACAGTGA